From Marivirga harenae, one genomic window encodes:
- a CDS encoding amidohydrolase family protein, with translation MMKKILLVCLSFWFFSANAQETYTVNGVKDERPGLHAFINATVHLDYQTVIENASLVIQKGEVIGVGKDVSIPNGAIIHDLKGKHIYPSFIELSSNIGMPKAENGRSPGPQLGPKKEGAYNANDAIKSYFNAHEAFEYKDTDAEKMRKAGFGVVLTHNQDGLVRGTGSVIALHDGPENEIILKEAASNHFSFDKGSSTQDNPSSLMGAIALIKQTYLDAKWYANQTEMLDISLNAFNQNNRYPQFFDAGGDKLYVLRADRLGDEFGVQYIIKGNGDEYQRLGEIKSTNAQLILPVNYPEAYDVEDPFDAMNVSLEDMKHWEMAPYNLKMLSDKGINYSITSDGLKDASKLSSMISQSIEAGLAEEQALKALTFNPAQFVKMGDKLGSLSKGKYANFIITDGSPVKKETKIYENWVKGNPYKYQDYSLPELAGKYTLTVGNDEYQLEVKGDPGKEKFGIVVNDSTTYDVKSEISKQLITLSFKDEGKDEVGKIRLTGWLNDDGLSGNAKMPDGSWVQWTATLNDEVSIEDSKDEKMDEEKEMEKDELGPLVYPFVAHGNADKPKSETILIKNATVWTNEADGVLENTDVLLENGKIAKIGKGLTTSGAREIDGTGKHLTPGIIDEHSHIAISRGVNEGSEAVTAEVNIEDVVDSEDINIYRQLSGGVVASQLLHGSANPIGGRSAIIKLKWGYSPEEMKISWADKFIKFALGENVKQSNWGDRNTVRFPQTRMGVEQVFEDAFTRARAYEAEWKAYNSLSKRDKNNATPPRKDLELETLVEILNSERFISCHSYVQSEINMLMNVAERYGFRINTFTHILEGYKLADKMKEHGVGGSTFSDWWAYKFEVNDAIPYNAALMHGEGVVTAINSDDAEMGRRLNQEAGKTMKYGGVPVEEALKMVTLNPAKLLHLDDRMGSIKVGKDADVVLWSDEPLSIYAKAEKTIIEGAVFFDRDAQEVKLNAIQAERARLVAKMQGEKSNGKSTQKAKKKSQIIYHCETEIQNYTSLK, from the coding sequence ATGATGAAAAAAATACTTTTAGTGTGTTTGAGCTTTTGGTTCTTTTCAGCAAATGCGCAAGAAACTTATACGGTCAATGGCGTTAAGGATGAAAGACCAGGCTTACATGCCTTTATTAATGCAACAGTACACCTTGATTATCAAACCGTAATAGAAAATGCAAGTTTGGTAATTCAAAAAGGTGAAGTAATTGGGGTTGGAAAAGATGTATCTATTCCCAATGGGGCTATAATACATGACTTGAAGGGGAAGCATATTTACCCATCTTTTATTGAGCTTTCGAGTAATATAGGGATGCCAAAAGCGGAAAACGGAAGAAGTCCAGGACCCCAGTTAGGACCTAAAAAGGAGGGAGCCTATAATGCGAACGATGCCATTAAATCCTATTTCAATGCTCATGAGGCCTTCGAGTATAAAGATACTGATGCTGAAAAGATGCGTAAGGCCGGTTTTGGTGTTGTTTTAACTCACAATCAGGATGGCTTGGTTAGAGGAACAGGATCTGTTATAGCCTTACATGATGGCCCTGAAAACGAAATAATCTTGAAAGAAGCTGCTTCTAATCATTTTTCTTTTGATAAAGGAAGTTCAACCCAAGACAATCCCTCATCACTGATGGGTGCTATAGCCTTGATTAAGCAAACGTATTTGGATGCTAAGTGGTATGCAAACCAAACCGAAATGCTTGATATTTCATTGAATGCCTTTAATCAAAACAATAGGTACCCTCAGTTCTTTGATGCTGGTGGCGATAAGTTGTATGTCCTCAGAGCGGATAGATTAGGTGATGAGTTTGGTGTCCAATATATAATTAAAGGGAATGGGGACGAATACCAAAGATTGGGTGAAATTAAATCCACCAATGCTCAATTAATACTGCCCGTGAATTATCCTGAAGCCTATGATGTAGAAGATCCATTTGACGCGATGAATGTTAGCTTGGAAGACATGAAACATTGGGAAATGGCGCCTTATAACTTGAAAATGCTGTCGGATAAAGGTATTAATTATTCCATTACTTCTGATGGTCTAAAAGATGCGTCTAAACTATCTTCTATGATTTCTCAATCAATAGAAGCTGGTTTAGCTGAAGAGCAAGCCTTAAAGGCTTTAACATTTAACCCTGCTCAATTTGTGAAAATGGGTGATAAGTTAGGAAGTTTATCAAAAGGTAAATATGCCAACTTTATTATTACTGATGGTAGTCCTGTAAAAAAGGAAACAAAAATATATGAAAATTGGGTTAAAGGAAATCCTTATAAATATCAAGATTATAGCCTACCTGAATTAGCCGGTAAGTACACTTTAACTGTTGGAAATGATGAGTACCAACTAGAAGTAAAAGGAGATCCTGGAAAAGAGAAATTTGGAATTGTGGTGAATGACTCAACTACTTACGATGTGAAATCTGAGATTTCAAAGCAGTTGATCACTCTGTCTTTTAAAGACGAGGGTAAAGATGAAGTAGGTAAAATCAGATTGACTGGATGGTTAAATGATGATGGATTAAGCGGAAATGCTAAAATGCCTGATGGAAGTTGGGTACAATGGACTGCTACTTTAAATGATGAGGTTTCTATTGAGGATTCCAAGGATGAGAAAATGGATGAGGAAAAAGAAATGGAGAAGGACGAACTAGGTCCTTTGGTTTATCCTTTCGTGGCACACGGTAATGCCGACAAACCTAAATCAGAGACTATTTTGATTAAAAATGCAACTGTTTGGACCAATGAAGCTGATGGTGTCCTAGAAAATACTGATGTTTTATTGGAAAATGGCAAAATTGCTAAAATTGGTAAAGGTTTAACTACTTCTGGAGCAAGAGAGATTGATGGAACAGGTAAACATTTAACACCAGGAATTATAGATGAACATTCACATATTGCTATTAGTAGAGGAGTCAATGAAGGTTCTGAAGCAGTTACAGCAGAAGTAAACATTGAGGATGTGGTTGATTCGGAAGATATCAATATTTACCGTCAACTTTCAGGAGGTGTTGTAGCTTCTCAACTGTTACATGGTTCAGCTAATCCGATCGGTGGGCGTTCTGCCATCATAAAGTTAAAGTGGGGGTATAGTCCAGAGGAGATGAAAATTTCTTGGGCCGATAAATTCATCAAGTTTGCATTAGGAGAAAATGTTAAGCAATCGAATTGGGGTGATCGAAATACTGTTCGATTCCCACAAACGAGAATGGGTGTAGAGCAAGTTTTTGAAGATGCCTTCACAAGAGCTAGAGCGTATGAAGCGGAGTGGAAAGCTTACAACAGTTTGTCAAAACGCGATAAAAATAATGCCACACCGCCACGAAAAGATTTAGAATTAGAGACGCTTGTAGAAATCTTGAATAGTGAAAGATTCATTTCTTGCCATTCTTATGTGCAATCCGAAATTAACATGCTAATGAATGTAGCTGAGCGATATGGATTTAGAATAAACACCTTTACACATATTTTGGAAGGCTACAAACTAGCAGATAAAATGAAAGAGCATGGCGTAGGAGGTTCTACCTTTTCCGATTGGTGGGCTTATAAATTTGAGGTAAATGACGCTATTCCATATAATGCAGCACTGATGCATGGTGAGGGCGTGGTTACTGCCATTAATTCCGATGATGCTGAAATGGGACGAAGATTAAATCAAGAAGCTGGTAAAACCATGAAATATGGTGGTGTACCGGTTGAGGAAGCTTTGAAAATGGTTACTTTAAATCCTGCTAAATTATTGCATTTAGATGATAGAATGGGAAGCATAAAAGTTGGTAAAGATGCAGATGTGGTGCTTTGGAGCGATGAACCTTTATCTATTTATGCAAAAGCTGAAAAAACGATTATAGAAGGGGCTGTATTTTTCGATCGCGATGCTCAGGAAGTAAAATTAAATGCAATTCAAGCAGAAAGAGCAAGGTTGGTAGCTAAAATGCAGGGTGAAAAATCAAATGGAAAATCTACTCAAAAAGCTAAGAAAAAGTCACAGATTATTTACCATTGTGAGACCGAAATTCAAAATTATACATCTTTAAAATAA
- a CDS encoding GAF domain-containing protein, with product MRRFLNKHLISIAIYTVSALILLSVSLSFYNKKVMSDALETQEQADMVVRVSENTLLNIRQMDISARGYALIREEGFLFWSVANARKENRENFKALDSLFAIQGYSDPVNYPKLKAGFKKYADMYEEMVQHLKNDDLEAYKAILKDDYGRTFWPINDAFTSRLYEFEDELVAKAQARYETAIFQNTIVQLLLLLIGLPTLIFITIKLRRDEKNRTGLLINLRENNKKYLFNDGDNQFRGAAKILNGSIENLKKAANYVRKVASGEFDVEWTGMTEENKDLNQKNLAGQLIEMKKQMQLADIDNKKRIWSTEGLSKLTEIIRNSEQDTKQLTFEATKYLTQYLGAQQGSLFILVQDEEDTKQKHLELSAAYAFDRQKFIKKKLEIGQGLVGQTYRERETLLLTEIPQDYTIIKSGLGDSTPTCLAIVPMMYNDNVQSLIELASFRKFEEHEVKFLEKAGEYVASAIATTQNNEKTRILLEQMQQQAEEMRAQEEELRQNMEELEATQEEMRRKEKMMEEKMQNADSIN from the coding sequence ATGAGGCGATTTTTGAATAAGCACTTGATATCCATAGCCATATATACGGTTTCAGCCCTTATTTTATTAAGTGTAAGTCTTTCCTTTTATAATAAAAAAGTAATGAGTGATGCCTTAGAAACTCAAGAACAAGCTGACATGGTGGTTAGAGTATCTGAAAACACATTACTGAATATACGACAGATGGACATTAGCGCCAGAGGATATGCTCTAATTCGAGAAGAGGGATTTCTATTTTGGAGTGTAGCTAATGCTAGAAAAGAGAATCGAGAAAACTTTAAAGCCTTAGACAGCCTATTTGCTATACAAGGATATTCCGATCCCGTCAATTATCCAAAATTAAAAGCTGGTTTTAAAAAGTATGCGGACATGTATGAAGAGATGGTTCAGCATTTAAAAAACGATGACTTAGAAGCGTACAAAGCAATATTGAAAGATGATTACGGAAGGACTTTTTGGCCTATTAATGATGCGTTTACATCAAGGTTGTATGAATTTGAGGATGAATTGGTTGCTAAGGCTCAAGCTCGTTATGAAACAGCAATTTTTCAAAATACAATTGTACAACTTTTGCTGCTTTTAATTGGTTTACCGACATTAATATTCATTACAATTAAGCTTAGAAGAGATGAAAAAAATAGAACAGGCTTATTAATTAACCTCAGAGAAAACAACAAAAAGTATTTATTTAATGATGGTGACAATCAATTTAGAGGTGCCGCTAAAATTTTAAACGGCTCAATAGAAAACCTTAAAAAAGCAGCTAACTACGTAAGAAAAGTGGCCTCTGGAGAATTTGATGTGGAGTGGACAGGAATGACAGAAGAAAACAAAGATTTAAACCAGAAAAATCTAGCAGGTCAATTAATTGAAATGAAAAAGCAAATGCAATTGGCTGATATAGACAATAAAAAAAGAATTTGGTCAACGGAGGGGCTCTCTAAATTGACCGAAATCATAAGAAATAGTGAACAAGATACGAAACAATTGACTTTTGAAGCTACAAAATATTTGACACAATATTTGGGAGCTCAACAAGGTAGTCTGTTTATTTTAGTTCAAGATGAAGAAGATACAAAGCAAAAACATTTGGAACTATCTGCAGCCTATGCTTTTGACAGACAAAAATTTATAAAGAAGAAACTTGAAATAGGACAAGGATTAGTTGGCCAAACATATCGGGAAAGGGAAACTTTATTACTAACAGAAATTCCGCAAGACTATACTATCATTAAATCCGGCTTGGGTGACTCTACTCCCACTTGCTTGGCAATCGTCCCTATGATGTACAACGATAATGTACAATCTCTAATAGAGCTAGCCTCTTTTAGGAAATTCGAAGAACACGAGGTTAAATTTCTGGAAAAAGCCGGTGAATATGTTGCCTCTGCTATTGCCACCACTCAAAATAATGAAAAGACAAGAATCTTGTTGGAGCAAATGCAACAGCAAGCAGAAGAAATGAGGGCTCAGGAAGAAGAGTTAAGACAAAATATGGAAGAATTAGAAGCTACGCAGGAAGAGATGAGAAGAAAGGAAAAAATGATGGAGGAGAAAATGCAAAATGCTGATAGTATTAATTAG
- a CDS encoding MFS transporter — protein MKLNNSKTINAWCMYDWANSVYAIVIKSSIFPVFYNTATQNAFDGDVVDFFGFQFVNTALYSFAISFSFLVVAILSPLLSGIADYSSTKKSYMKFFTYLGSLSCIGLFFFTGENVEWAIICSVLASIGYTGSIVFYNSFLPIIATPDKHDMVSARGFSLGYVGSILLLIANLICISNPQWFGLDSTALIARFSFLTVGLWWMGFAQITFNTLKEPKVVIDYSKSIIASGYREIIKVFNELKSQPILKYYLTSFFFYSMGVQTVMYMAASFGSKELNLPGNKLILTIIIINALAIIGSYAFAYLSKIRSNKSSLLIMLAIWVGICIYAYYVYTDYQFYILAFVVGLVMGGIQSLSRSTYAKIMPQETRDQASYFSFYDVTEKLAVVIGTFSYGFIEQWTGSMRNSTIALGLFFAVGIGFLLMVRIPSSLNSKNL, from the coding sequence TTGAAATTGAATAATTCAAAGACAATTAATGCATGGTGTATGTATGACTGGGCTAATTCAGTTTATGCCATTGTTATTAAGTCGTCTATTTTTCCTGTCTTTTACAATACTGCCACTCAAAACGCATTTGACGGTGATGTGGTCGATTTCTTCGGTTTTCAATTTGTAAATACAGCTTTGTATTCCTTTGCTATTTCATTTAGTTTTCTAGTCGTAGCCATCTTATCACCTTTACTTTCAGGTATTGCAGACTATTCTTCTACTAAGAAGTCTTATATGAAATTCTTCACGTATTTGGGTTCCTTATCTTGTATAGGTCTTTTCTTTTTTACCGGGGAAAATGTGGAATGGGCTATAATTTGCTCGGTTCTTGCAAGCATCGGGTACACTGGAAGTATAGTATTCTACAATTCCTTTTTACCTATTATTGCTACTCCAGACAAGCACGATATGGTTAGTGCTAGGGGTTTTTCTTTGGGCTATGTAGGTAGTATCCTGCTGCTGATTGCTAATTTGATTTGTATATCTAACCCTCAGTGGTTTGGTTTAGATAGTACGGCTTTGATTGCTCGGTTTTCCTTTTTAACTGTGGGTTTGTGGTGGATGGGTTTTGCCCAAATAACGTTTAATACTTTGAAAGAGCCCAAAGTAGTGATAGATTATTCTAAATCAATTATTGCTAGTGGTTATAGGGAAATTATTAAAGTCTTTAATGAGCTTAAGTCTCAACCTATTTTGAAGTATTATCTCACTTCATTTTTCTTTTATAGCATGGGAGTACAAACGGTCATGTATATGGCTGCCTCTTTCGGAAGCAAAGAACTTAATCTTCCTGGAAATAAATTAATCTTGACTATCATTATCATTAACGCATTGGCAATTATTGGTTCCTATGCTTTTGCATATTTATCTAAAATTCGTAGTAATAAGTCTTCACTACTAATCATGTTAGCTATTTGGGTGGGCATCTGTATATATGCCTATTATGTTTACACAGATTATCAGTTTTATATCTTGGCATTTGTGGTGGGTTTGGTCATGGGTGGAATTCAATCTCTTTCTAGAAGTACATATGCCAAAATAATGCCTCAGGAGACAAGGGATCAAGCTTCTTATTTTAGCTTTTATGATGTTACAGAAAAACTCGCGGTTGTGATTGGTACTTTCTCCTATGGATTTATCGAACAGTGGACGGGAAGTATGCGAAACAGTACTATTGCGCTAGGCCTGTTTTTTGCTGTTGGCATTGGCTTTTTACTAATGGTCCGTATTCCTTCATCGCTAAATTCTAAGAATCTCTAA
- a CDS encoding ExbD/TolR family protein: MSKFKKKTSASQDIPTAALPDIIFMLLFFFMVTTVLRETEIKVEQKIPKAEQLKKIERKSLVSYLYIGKPKQTEKFGGEAKIQANDVFIEPRDVLLWVAKEKDKLSEAERDKITIALKVDSEAKMGILSDVQQQLRKANARKLMYNTLKLTNRDKENSLL; this comes from the coding sequence ATGTCAAAGTTTAAGAAAAAAACGAGTGCAAGTCAGGATATTCCTACCGCTGCATTACCGGATATTATTTTTATGCTCCTCTTCTTTTTCATGGTGACTACGGTATTGAGAGAAACTGAAATCAAGGTGGAACAAAAAATACCTAAAGCTGAACAATTGAAGAAGATCGAAAGAAAGTCTTTGGTTAGTTATTTATACATCGGGAAGCCCAAACAAACTGAAAAGTTTGGTGGAGAAGCTAAAATACAAGCTAACGATGTGTTTATAGAGCCAAGGGATGTACTTCTTTGGGTAGCAAAAGAGAAAGATAAATTATCTGAAGCTGAAAGAGATAAAATTACTATTGCATTAAAAGTAGATAGTGAAGCAAAGATGGGTATTTTATCGGATGTTCAGCAGCAGTTGAGAAAAGCAAATGCACGTAAGTTGATGTACAATACTTTAAAATTGACCAACAGAGATAAAGAAAACTCTTTGTTGTAA
- a CDS encoding ExbD/TolR family protein, which produces MARSKGRATSEVNAGSMADIAFLLLIFFLVTTTIASDKGLTLTLPPEKDDAEEIDVKIKERNLFKVAINSADRLLVEGERLDDYTQIKEMLIEHVLNPNENPELAESPQDAIVSFKTDRGTSYEIYINVLDQLQGAYYQIYADRAGITAEEYRALNLKDPKEQALYDKGKGQGDDEIPMAISIAEPTNIGG; this is translated from the coding sequence ATGGCTAGAAGTAAAGGAAGAGCAACATCAGAAGTGAATGCCGGTTCAATGGCCGATATAGCATTCTTATTGTTAATATTCTTTCTTGTAACTACTACCATTGCATCTGATAAAGGTTTGACTTTAACTTTGCCTCCTGAGAAGGACGATGCTGAAGAAATTGATGTTAAAATTAAGGAGAGAAATCTTTTTAAGGTTGCTATCAATTCAGCAGATAGACTTTTGGTAGAAGGTGAGCGTTTGGATGATTACACTCAGATAAAAGAGATGTTAATTGAACATGTCTTGAATCCAAACGAAAATCCGGAATTGGCGGAAAGTCCACAAGATGCAATTGTTTCCTTTAAGACAGATAGAGGAACAAGTTATGAGATATATATCAATGTATTAGATCAGTTGCAAGGAGCCTACTATCAAATTTATGCGGATAGAGCAGGTATTACAGCTGAAGAATACAGAGCGTTAAATTTGAAAGACCCTAAGGAACAAGCTCTTTACGATAAGGGTAAAGGTCAGGGAGATGATGAGATTCCAATGGCGATTTCTATTGCGGAACCAACTAACATAGGAGGATAA
- a CDS encoding MotA/TolQ/ExbB proton channel family protein, translating into MKKLFVLMMMAGALVFGFNGNAIAQDEEATSEMENDTTAMEGDSAEVTDTAAVEEADTMPTTVVDEEEVVEEQGFHQIVKEKFIEGGWEFMSVVLICLILGLAISIERIITLNLATTNTNKLLANVEDALNQGGVEAAKEVTKNTRGPVASIFTQGLMRMSEGVEMVEKSVISYGSVEMGRLERGLVWISLFISLAPMLGFMGTVIGMIGAFDAIEEAGDISPSLVAGGIKVALLTTVGGLIVAVILQLFYNYCVSKVDSLVNQMEDASIALVDILVKHNLTK; encoded by the coding sequence ATGAAAAAGCTATTTGTTTTAATGATGATGGCCGGAGCTTTAGTATTCGGTTTTAATGGCAATGCAATTGCTCAGGATGAGGAAGCAACCTCTGAAATGGAAAATGATACAACTGCGATGGAAGGAGATTCCGCAGAGGTAACTGACACAGCCGCTGTTGAGGAAGCAGATACAATGCCGACTACAGTTGTAGATGAGGAGGAAGTAGTAGAAGAGCAAGGCTTTCACCAGATTGTAAAAGAGAAGTTCATTGAAGGTGGATGGGAATTCATGTCAGTAGTTTTAATATGTTTGATCTTAGGATTAGCTATTTCTATTGAAAGAATCATCACTTTAAACTTAGCAACTACAAACACTAACAAATTATTGGCTAATGTAGAAGATGCATTAAACCAAGGTGGTGTTGAAGCGGCTAAAGAAGTGACTAAAAACACTAGAGGTCCAGTGGCATCTATCTTTACTCAAGGTTTGATGAGAATGTCAGAAGGCGTTGAGATGGTTGAAAAATCAGTTATTTCTTATGGTTCTGTTGAAATGGGACGTTTAGAAAGAGGTTTGGTTTGGATTTCATTATTTATCTCATTAGCTCCAATGTTAGGTTTCATGGGTACTGTAATTGGTATGATTGGTGCTTTCGATGCAATTGAAGAAGCTGGTGATATTTCCCCATCTTTGGTTGCTGGAGGTATTAAAGTAGCCCTTTTAACAACAGTAGGTGGTTTGATTGTTGCTGTTATCCTACAATTATTTTACAACTATTGCGTTTCTAAAGTAGATTCTTTAGTGAATCAAATGGAAGATGCTTCTATTGCTTTAGTTGATATTTTAGTAAAGCACAATCTTACTAAGTAA
- a CDS encoding asparaginase translates to MEKPYKLIHIETATPKAPESAVMIIYTGGTLGMVYNEDQALVPFDFQNILDEVPSLKNFNLKITVASFHNLIDSSNVSPKHWDDIAGLVEDYYEEYDGFIVIHGTDTMSYTASAISFMLEGLNKPVIFTGAQLPIGAARSDARENLITAIEIASQKLNHRPIVSEVCIYFDNLLLRGNRSKKVESVQFDAFQSENYPVLAEAGVIIEYNFSALRPFQTEAELKVRKNIQQEVAILKVFPGISQSLVDGILSIEGLRGLVIETYGSGNAPTEKWFIDALNRAIEKDILILNVSQCMGGKVIQGRYQTSMDLQSIGVISGSDITTEAAITKMMYVLSHAHTKEMQQSYLIKPLRGEME, encoded by the coding sequence ATGGAAAAGCCATACAAACTAATACATATAGAAACCGCAACACCTAAAGCACCAGAAAGTGCGGTGATGATTATCTATACAGGCGGGACTTTGGGCATGGTTTATAATGAAGATCAAGCTTTAGTACCTTTTGATTTCCAGAATATCTTGGACGAAGTTCCTTCCCTAAAGAATTTTAATCTGAAAATCACAGTGGCTTCGTTTCATAATTTGATTGATTCATCCAATGTAAGCCCTAAGCACTGGGATGATATTGCAGGATTGGTTGAGGACTACTATGAAGAATACGATGGATTTATTGTAATCCATGGGACGGATACCATGTCCTACACTGCTTCAGCAATCAGTTTTATGTTGGAAGGTTTAAATAAACCCGTGATTTTTACGGGTGCTCAATTACCAATAGGCGCTGCACGTTCCGATGCCAGGGAGAACTTAATTACAGCAATAGAGATCGCCAGCCAGAAGTTAAACCATAGACCCATCGTATCTGAAGTTTGTATCTATTTTGATAATCTTCTACTTAGAGGGAATCGTTCGAAAAAAGTTGAAAGCGTACAATTTGATGCATTTCAAAGCGAAAATTACCCTGTTTTGGCTGAAGCTGGAGTCATTATAGAATATAATTTTTCAGCTTTAAGGCCATTTCAAACGGAGGCCGAATTAAAAGTTAGAAAGAATATTCAACAAGAAGTAGCCATTTTAAAGGTATTTCCTGGAATATCACAATCCCTAGTGGACGGGATTTTATCTATTGAAGGCTTGAGAGGATTAGTAATAGAAACCTATGGGTCTGGGAATGCACCCACCGAAAAATGGTTTATTGATGCTTTAAATAGAGCCATTGAAAAAGATATTCTGATTTTGAATGTTTCACAGTGCATGGGAGGGAAGGTGATTCAAGGTCGTTATCAAACAAGTATGGATTTGCAGTCCATTGGTGTAATAAGTGGGAGTGACATCACAACCGAAGCTGCAATCACCAAAATGATGTATGTGTTAAGCCATGCACACACCAAAGAAATGCAACAAAGCTATCTAATTAAACCGCTTCGAGGGGAAATGGAATAA
- a CDS encoding TatD family hydrolase, protein MIETHAHLYAEKFDEDRPEMMDRAVEAGVEKFYMPNIDHESIEPMLEVEDRFTHTIATMGVHPCSIEKHFEKQLYEVEDWLNKRKFVAVGEIGLDFYWDKSLMEEQKEALKIQIALAKKHQIPIILHCRDSFDETYEIVKEMKDDALKGVFHCFTGNAVDAQKVIDLDFFVGIGGVVTFKNGGVAEHIPDIDINRIVLETDAPYLAPTPKRGKRNEPAYLDLIAQKIADLKQISKEELVKITSTNANQLFA, encoded by the coding sequence ATGATTGAAACACACGCGCATTTATACGCTGAGAAATTTGATGAGGATAGGCCGGAAATGATGGATAGGGCCGTGGAAGCCGGAGTTGAGAAATTTTACATGCCTAATATTGATCACGAATCAATTGAGCCAATGTTGGAAGTAGAGGATAGATTCACCCATACGATCGCCACAATGGGCGTTCATCCATGTTCTATTGAAAAGCATTTTGAAAAACAGCTTTACGAGGTTGAAGATTGGCTGAACAAAAGAAAATTTGTAGCGGTAGGGGAGATCGGCTTGGATTTCTATTGGGATAAAAGCTTGATGGAAGAGCAAAAAGAAGCCCTGAAAATTCAAATTGCGTTGGCTAAAAAGCATCAAATTCCCATCATTCTGCATTGTAGGGATTCCTTTGATGAAACCTACGAAATAGTGAAAGAAATGAAAGATGATGCCTTGAAAGGTGTGTTTCATTGCTTTACTGGAAATGCGGTAGACGCTCAAAAAGTGATTGATTTAGATTTTTTTGTCGGAATTGGTGGGGTGGTCACTTTTAAAAATGGGGGGGTGGCAGAACATATTCCTGATATAGATATCAATAGAATCGTTTTAGAGACGGATGCACCTTACTTGGCACCAACTCCTAAAAGAGGAAAACGAAATGAACCGGCTTATCTTGATTTGATTGCACAAAAAATTGCAGATCTAAAGCAGATTTCCAAAGAAGAATTGGTTAAAATTACTTCAACAAATGCTAATCAGTTATTTGCATAA